From a single Aestuariibius sp. HNIBRBA575 genomic region:
- the rpsO gene encoding 30S ribosomal protein S15 yields the protein MSITVEEKARVIKEFGTKEGDTGSPEVQVAILTSRINTLTEHFKYHKKDNHGRRGLLKMVALRRKLLDYTKAKDEARYQDLIKKLGIRR from the coding sequence ATGTCGATTACTGTTGAAGAAAAAGCACGCGTTATCAAAGAATTCGGCACCAAAGAAGGCGATACAGGTTCGCCAGAAGTTCAGGTTGCCATCCTGACATCGCGCATCAACACCCTGACAGAGCACTTCAAATACCACAAAAAAGACAACCACGGTCGTCGTGGTCTTTTGAAAATGGTTGCTCTGCGTCGTAAGCTTTTGGATTACACCAAAGCCAAAGACGAGGCCCGTTACCAGGACCTGATCAAAAAACTGGGCATCCGTCGCTAA
- a CDS encoding calcium-binding protein — protein MPDSDGALGTGPDILAPDAPIETDPLDTAPTDPAGATLTGTDEIDELFSGEGDDTVSGMGGNDYLDGEDGNDSLLGGEGDDRVHGGTGDDTLSGGLGDDSLYGHTGDDILNGDFGDDTLIAGAGNDIVYGGVGADTIAGNDGDDNLIGGAGQDVLHGGEGDDIVTGSGDAADRDYLNGGQGNDILIAGEDDWMNGGDGSDTFALTDGTGASTIDDFDATEDILQVIYDPSAGIPELSIANIDNGIALLSDGVAVVNLLGVSELDLSSVALVAA, from the coding sequence ATGCCTGATAGCGATGGCGCATTAGGAACTGGCCCGGACATCCTAGCACCTGACGCACCCATTGAAACCGACCCATTGGACACAGCACCAACCGACCCGGCTGGTGCAACGCTTACCGGTACCGACGAGATCGACGAACTCTTCTCTGGGGAGGGTGACGATACTGTTTCCGGGATGGGCGGCAATGATTATCTGGACGGCGAAGATGGCAATGACAGCCTTTTGGGCGGTGAAGGCGACGACCGTGTTCATGGCGGCACCGGCGACGACACGCTCAGTGGGGGGCTGGGGGATGACAGTCTATATGGACACACCGGCGACGATATTTTGAACGGGGATTTCGGGGACGATACCCTGATTGCCGGGGCTGGAAATGACATTGTTTACGGGGGCGTCGGCGCCGATACAATCGCCGGCAATGACGGTGATGATAACCTGATCGGGGGCGCTGGTCAGGACGTGCTACATGGCGGAGAAGGGGACGACATCGTCACCGGATCCGGGGATGCAGCGGATCGCGATTATCTGAATGGGGGTCAGGGCAACGACATCCTGATCGCAGGCGAAGATGATTGGATGAATGGCGGCGACGGCAGCGATACCTTTGCGCTGACAGATGGCACCGGCGCATCCACTATTGACGATTTCGATGCCACCGAGGATATTTTGCAGGTCATCTATGACCCCAGCGCCGGCATTCCGGAATTGAGCATCGCCAATATCGACAATGGGATCGCTTTGTTGTCGGACGGCGTTGCGGTCGTGAACCTGCTGGGCGTCAGCGAATTGGATCTGTCCAGCGTTGCCTTGGTGGCCGCCTGA
- a CDS encoding polysaccharide deacetylase family protein has product MRFVKFSIVGVVVLGLVGFGLLHLSRSRTYQTFGTLLDRVETPQQVVALTFDDGPTPAHTQTVLDILAQHDVPATFYVTGHDADAHPDLIRAIADDGHEIGNHSWSHQRMVFMPMGDIRREIEQTDAAIRAGGYDGPLTFRPPFGKKLFGLPWFLSQTDRTTIMWSQEPEQSDPNSAASITDHVLTQTKNGDIILMHVMFSSRQSSRDALPAIITGLRGQGYRFVTVSDLLDGQLDDQAAR; this is encoded by the coding sequence ATGCGGTTTGTTAAATTTTCGATTGTTGGCGTTGTCGTTTTGGGGCTGGTTGGGTTTGGCCTTCTCCATCTGAGCCGGTCCCGGACCTATCAAACCTTTGGCACCCTTTTGGATCGGGTTGAAACGCCGCAACAGGTGGTCGCCCTGACATTTGACGACGGACCAACACCGGCGCACACACAAACTGTCCTAGATATTCTGGCCCAACACGATGTCCCGGCGACGTTTTACGTGACCGGACACGACGCAGACGCGCATCCCGATCTGATCCGCGCGATTGCTGATGACGGGCATGAAATCGGCAATCATTCCTGGTCTCATCAACGGATGGTGTTCATGCCGATGGGAGACATCCGGCGCGAAATTGAACAAACGGATGCCGCCATTCGCGCTGGCGGATATGACGGTCCCCTGACGTTTCGCCCGCCCTTTGGCAAAAAACTGTTTGGCCTGCCTTGGTTTCTGTCACAAACCGACCGCACCACAATCATGTGGTCCCAAGAGCCCGAACAGAGCGATCCGAACTCTGCCGCATCCATCACCGATCACGTCCTGACGCAGACCAAAAACGGCGACATTATCCTGATGCATGTGATGTTTTCGTCCCGTCAATCGTCACGCGACGCCCTGCCCGCCATCATCACTGGATTACGGGGGCAGGGTTATCGTTTTGTCACGGTGTCTGACCTGTTAGACGGCCAATTGGACGATCAGGCCGCTAGATAA
- a CDS encoding DUF1643 domain-containing protein, with translation MITREHLKDDAASIAIYSDCERYRYSLTRVWDANGGKVHFVMLNPSTATEVQNDPTVERCERRARALGFGGFRVTNIFAWRDTDPRKMRAAADPVGPANDAAILDGQAWADRTICAWGAHGDHLNRGVAVHRLLRQSQNPLYSLGLTKQGHPKHPLYISYQTQPTIWIATDG, from the coding sequence ATGATCACACGCGAACATCTAAAAGACGACGCCGCATCCATTGCCATCTATTCAGATTGCGAACGGTATCGTTACAGCCTGACACGGGTTTGGGATGCGAATGGCGGCAAGGTGCATTTTGTCATGCTCAACCCGTCCACCGCCACCGAAGTCCAAAACGACCCCACCGTGGAACGTTGTGAACGTCGGGCGCGGGCGCTGGGATTTGGGGGCTTTCGCGTGACCAATATTTTTGCATGGCGCGACACCGATCCACGTAAAATGCGGGCGGCTGCGGACCCAGTTGGACCTGCAAATGACGCCGCCATTCTGGACGGACAAGCTTGGGCAGATCGGACAATTTGTGCTTGGGGCGCGCATGGGGATCACCTGAACCGCGGCGTGGCCGTGCATCGTTTGTTAAGACAGTCCCAAAACCCGTTATATTCATTGGGCTTGACCAAACAGGGCCACCCCAAACACCCGCTCTATATCAGCTATCAAACCCAACCCACGATCTGGATTGCAACCGACGGCTAG
- the pnp gene encoding polyribonucleotide nucleotidyltransferase, with amino-acid sequence MFNEVKKSIQWGEETLTLETGKVARQADGTVIATLGETSVMANVTFAKAPKPGQDFFPLTVHYQEKYYAAGKVPGGFFKREARPTEKETLTARLIDRPIRPLFVPGFKHEVLVMCTVLSHDLVNDPDVVAMIAASAALTISGAPFRGPIACARVGYEDGDYILNPTVDDMQGLRNNPDQRLDLVVAGTKDAVMMVESEAYELTEEEMLGAVNFAHAQIQPVIDLIIDLAEETAKEPFEFIAPDYSELYGVVAAAGEDAMRAAYAISDKQERTAAVAAVKETIKAALSEEQLEDANLGAALKKLESGVLRGDVVKNGRRIDGRALDEIRPIVSQTGFLPRTHGSALFTRGETQGLVVTTLGTGDDEQIIDALHGNFRSNFMLHYNFPPYSVGEVGRVSGPGRREIGHGKLAWRALQAVLPAPTDFPYTVRVVSEITESNGSSSMASVCGGSLSMMDAGVPLKAPVAGVAMGLVLEEDGSYGILSDILGDEDHLGDMDFKVAGTENGITSLQMDIKVAGITPEIMEKALAQAKAGRLHILDEMAKAITGAQEFSVHAPRIETMNIPTDKIREVIGSGGKVIREIVEVSGAKVDINDDGVIKIASPNGEAIKKAYEMIHSIVAEPEEGAIYEGTVVKIVDFGAFVNFFGKRDGLVHVSQIENRRLNHPSDVLKEGQKVWVKLLGFDDRGKVRLSMKVVDQETGTEAKQEEAAD; translated from the coding sequence ATGTTCAATGAAGTAAAGAAATCAATCCAGTGGGGCGAAGAAACGCTGACACTGGAAACCGGCAAAGTTGCGCGTCAGGCAGACGGCACAGTGATTGCCACGCTGGGTGAAACCAGTGTTATGGCCAACGTCACGTTCGCCAAAGCACCAAAGCCGGGCCAGGACTTTTTCCCGCTGACCGTACATTACCAAGAAAAATATTACGCCGCCGGTAAAGTACCAGGTGGCTTTTTCAAACGTGAAGCACGCCCAACCGAAAAAGAAACACTGACAGCACGTCTGATCGACCGTCCGATCCGTCCATTGTTCGTCCCCGGCTTCAAACACGAAGTTCTGGTGATGTGTACCGTTCTGTCCCACGATCTGGTCAACGACCCTGACGTCGTTGCGATGATTGCGGCCTCTGCTGCGCTGACCATTTCTGGCGCGCCATTCCGTGGCCCAATCGCCTGTGCGCGTGTTGGTTACGAAGACGGAGATTACATCCTGAACCCAACGGTTGATGACATGCAGGGCCTGCGCAACAACCCTGATCAGCGTCTTGATCTGGTTGTGGCCGGCACCAAAGACGCGGTCATGATGGTTGAGTCAGAAGCCTATGAACTGACCGAAGAAGAAATGCTCGGCGCTGTGAACTTTGCCCATGCGCAAATCCAGCCGGTTATCGACCTGATCATCGATCTGGCCGAAGAAACCGCCAAAGAGCCGTTCGAATTCATCGCACCTGATTATTCTGAACTGTACGGCGTTGTTGCCGCCGCTGGCGAAGACGCCATGCGCGCTGCTTATGCAATCAGCGACAAGCAAGAGCGCACCGCCGCTGTTGCCGCCGTCAAAGAGACCATCAAAGCCGCTCTGAGCGAAGAGCAGTTAGAGGATGCGAACCTTGGCGCTGCGTTGAAGAAACTGGAATCCGGTGTTCTGCGTGGGGACGTTGTTAAAAACGGTCGCCGCATCGACGGTCGCGCTTTGGACGAAATTCGCCCAATCGTCAGCCAAACTGGTTTCCTGCCACGGACCCACGGTTCTGCCTTGTTCACACGCGGCGAAACCCAAGGTCTGGTTGTGACCACATTGGGCACCGGCGATGACGAACAGATCATTGACGCATTGCACGGCAATTTCCGGTCCAACTTTATGCTGCACTATAACTTCCCTCCCTATTCGGTTGGTGAAGTTGGTCGTGTGTCTGGCCCCGGCCGTCGTGAAATCGGTCACGGTAAACTGGCTTGGCGTGCGTTGCAGGCGGTTCTGCCAGCACCCACAGATTTCCCATACACCGTGCGCGTTGTATCCGAGATCACAGAATCCAACGGGTCGTCGTCGATGGCGTCCGTATGTGGTGGCTCCTTGTCCATGATGGATGCTGGCGTTCCATTGAAAGCACCAGTTGCTGGTGTGGCCATGGGTCTGGTTCTGGAAGAAGACGGATCCTACGGCATCCTGTCCGACATCTTGGGTGACGAAGATCACCTGGGCGACATGGACTTCAAAGTGGCCGGTACTGAAAACGGTATCACGTCGCTGCAGATGGACATCAAGGTTGCAGGGATTACACCTGAAATCATGGAAAAAGCCTTGGCTCAGGCCAAAGCGGGTCGTCTGCACATTCTGGACGAGATGGCCAAAGCCATCACCGGCGCGCAGGAATTCTCGGTTCATGCTCCACGCATCGAAACCATGAATATCCCAACCGACAAAATCCGCGAAGTGATCGGGTCCGGTGGTAAAGTCATCCGTGAAATCGTTGAAGTGTCCGGCGCCAAAGTCGACATCAACGATGACGGCGTGATCAAAATCGCATCGCCAAACGGCGAAGCCATCAAAAAGGCCTATGAGATGATCCACTCGATCGTCGCAGAGCCAGAAGAAGGTGCGATCTACGAAGGTACAGTTGTCAAAATCGTTGATTTCGGTGCATTCGTGAACTTCTTTGGTAAGCGTGACGGTCTGGTCCATGTTTC
- the truB gene encoding tRNA pseudouridine(55) synthase TruB, which translates to MARKRKGRDISGWLVVDKPAGITSTSVVNKVRWALDAKKAGHAGTLDPEATGVLAVALGEATKTVPYITDALKAYTFTVNLGAATNTDDAEGEVIAQSDLRPSDEDIKAALGQFIGDIQQVPPAFSAVKIDGQRAYKKARDGEEFELAARPLWVEELLLVDRPDPDHVVLEMTCGKGGYVRSIARDLGAALGCYGHVQTLRRVWSGPFDASDGITLDMLDTHAKTTELDQYIRPLEQGLEDLPQVMCPAESIVRLRNGNPALVIATDVDYGEECWASHNGQAIAVGTYKSGEIHPTRVFVPPSS; encoded by the coding sequence ATGGCGCGCAAACGCAAAGGTCGTGACATTTCAGGCTGGCTTGTGGTGGATAAACCCGCCGGGATCACGTCCACATCCGTGGTGAACAAAGTGCGCTGGGCGCTGGATGCCAAAAAGGCCGGCCATGCGGGCACCCTAGACCCAGAAGCAACCGGCGTTTTGGCCGTCGCATTGGGCGAAGCGACGAAAACAGTGCCCTACATCACCGACGCGCTAAAAGCCTATACGTTTACCGTAAATCTAGGCGCGGCCACCAACACCGATGACGCCGAAGGCGAAGTGATCGCCCAAAGCGACCTGCGCCCGTCTGATGAGGATATCAAGGCCGCACTGGGCCAGTTCATCGGTGACATTCAACAGGTTCCGCCTGCGTTTTCTGCGGTGAAAATCGACGGTCAACGCGCCTATAAAAAGGCCCGCGATGGCGAAGAATTCGAACTGGCTGCCCGCCCGCTATGGGTCGAGGAATTGCTGTTGGTGGATCGCCCCGATCCCGATCACGTTGTGCTGGAAATGACCTGTGGCAAAGGCGGATATGTGCGGTCAATTGCGCGCGACTTGGGTGCTGCACTGGGCTGTTATGGCCATGTGCAAACCCTGCGGCGCGTGTGGTCCGGCCCGTTTGATGCCAGTGACGGCATCACGCTGGACATGTTGGACACACACGCCAAAACCACCGAATTGGATCAATATATCCGCCCGCTGGAACAAGGCCTAGAGGACCTGCCCCAAGTGATGTGCCCCGCCGAAAGCATCGTGCGTTTGCGCAATGGCAACCCCGCCTTGGTGATTGCGACGGATGTGGATTATGGCGAAGAATGCTGGGCGTCCCATAACGGTCAAGCCATCGCGGTTGGCACATATAAATCAGGTGAAATTCACCCGACCCGCGTGTTTGTGCCCCCCAGCAGCTAG
- a CDS encoding asparaginase, with protein MTHKSILIIHTGGTIGMVQSEAGYVPKIGVMEEEIEKQIAARPEEISYEIVRLDPLIDSANATPRDWNRISGQIMAFYSEYDGFIVTHGTDTMAFCAAALCMSLEGLDKPIVLTGAMLPLSEPGSDGSPNLADTIESVLTAEPGVWIQFSGRLLHGARTRKIHSRDNDAFSAQPSQVPPRRISGTVLRHVFGQKEVAVVTVVPGGSMEVIEFAMSKCDGVVLRCYGSGTVPNHPTLERALAAAKRRNIPVVVVSECLGGGTSLGSYEAGAVLVRYGVIDGRDMTMEAAYAKLALALNTRMSRATQRDFILAPICGEFSTYLAA; from the coding sequence ATGACACACAAGTCGATTTTGATCATTCACACAGGTGGGACGATAGGGATGGTTCAGTCCGAGGCGGGCTATGTGCCCAAAATCGGAGTGATGGAGGAAGAGATCGAAAAGCAGATTGCCGCAAGACCAGAGGAAATATCTTACGAAATTGTGCGTCTTGATCCGTTGATCGACAGCGCAAATGCCACCCCCCGGGATTGGAACCGGATCAGTGGCCAGATCATGGCGTTTTATTCTGAATATGACGGTTTCATCGTCACGCATGGCACCGACACGATGGCGTTTTGTGCGGCGGCATTGTGCATGTCGTTAGAAGGGTTGGACAAACCCATCGTTCTGACCGGGGCGATGTTGCCGCTGTCAGAGCCGGGCAGTGACGGCAGCCCAAACCTTGCTGATACGATTGAGTCTGTTTTAACCGCGGAACCGGGGGTGTGGATTCAGTTTTCGGGCCGGTTGCTGCATGGTGCGCGCACCCGCAAGATACATTCACGGGACAATGACGCGTTTTCGGCGCAGCCTTCGCAGGTACCACCCAGACGTATTTCGGGAACTGTTTTGCGGCATGTCTTTGGTCAAAAAGAAGTGGCCGTCGTCACGGTTGTGCCCGGCGGATCGATGGAGGTGATCGAATTTGCCATGTCCAAATGCGACGGTGTGGTGTTGCGATGTTACGGCAGCGGGACCGTTCCAAATCATCCGACATTGGAACGCGCATTGGCCGCCGCAAAACGACGCAACATCCCGGTTGTGGTGGTCAGCGAATGTCTGGGCGGCGGCACTTCGTTGGGCAGCTATGAAGCCGGGGCGGTTTTGGTACGATATGGTGTGATTGATGGGCGCGACATGACGATGGAGGCCGCCTATGCCAAATTGGCGTTGGCGCTGAACACACGGATGAGCCGCGCAACCCAGCGGGACTTTATTCTGGCGCCCATCTGCGGTGAGTTTTCGACTTATCTAGCGGCCTGA